Sequence from the Victivallis lenta genome:
AGGCGGCTGCCGGGATGCCGTTCCCGATTCCGATGAACTCGTGCAGCAAGGTCGAGAACCTGAATCTGATCCGCAAGCCGCACTGCCACGGCGGCTGGGACTGGGGCATTACGCTGATGGCGGCCGGCGTCTATGCGCCGCTGACGCTCACCGGCGTGGACGGCGGCCGCATCGACGCGGTCTGGACCGAGCAGAAGCATGAGAAGAACCTGGTCGAGTGCACCGCCGTCGCCGAGCTGCACGCCGAAGAACCGTGCCGCACCGCCGTGACTTTCCGCTTCAACGGCGAGGAAAAGACGGTCAACGCTTCGCTGAAGGCGGGGCGCAATCTCGTCCGCGCGAAGTTCGAGGTGAAGAATCCGCGCCTCTGGTGGCCGAACGGCTCCGGCGCACAGGAGCTCTATCCGCTCACGGTCGAAACCGCCGACCGGACGGTCGAACGCATGATCGGGCTGCGTACCATCGAGGTCGTGAACCGTCCGGATGAGTACGGCGTATCGATGTTCTTCCGCGTGAACGGGGTCGATGTGTTTGCGAAGGGCGCGAACTGGATTCCGGCCGATGCGTTCCCGTCGCGCCAGACCGAAGCGCGCTACGAGGACCTGCTCGAATCCGCCCGCCTTGCAAATATGAATATGATCCGCGTCTGGGGCGGCGGCCAGTACGAGAAGGATATTTTCTACGAGATCTGCGACCGCAAGGGACTCATGGTCTGGCAGGATATGATGTTTTCATGCAGCCTGTACCCGTCGACCGAGGCGTTCATTGCGAACGTCATGAACGAGCTCGACTACCAGATTCCGCGGTTGAAGCACCATGCGTCGTTGGCGATCTGGTGCGGCGACAACGAAGTCATCGGTGCGACGAAATGGTATGACAAGGAGCGTGTTTCGACCTATCTTGTGAATTACGACCGGCTGAACCGCGAGCTCTGGCGCAGGGTCGAGGCGCTCGATCCGGAACGCATGTTCTGGCCGAGTTCCCCGTGCGGCGGCCCGAACAATTTCAACGACGGCTGGCACGACGACTCCTGCGGCGACATGCACTACTGGGAGGTCTGGCACGGCGCGAAGGATTTCAGCGCCTACTATTCGGTCAGGCCGCGTTTCTGTTCGGAGTTCGGTTACCAGTCGTTTCCGTCGTTCGAGACGGTCGCGTCGTTCTGCCCGCCGGACCAGTTCAACGTCTTTTCGCCGGTCATGGACCACCACCAGAAATGCGTCAGGGGCAACGCGCCGATCATCGGCATGTTCGGCAAATATTTCCGCATGCCGGAGAGCTTCGGGGACTTCCTCTACCTGTCGCAGGTGCAGCAGGCGCTGGCGATCAAGACCGGCGTCGAATTCTGGCGTACGCTGAAGCCGCGCTGCATGGGGACGATCTTCTGGCAGCTGAACGACAACTGGCCGGTCGCGTCGTGGGCGAGCATCGAGTACGGCGGCAAATGGAAGCAGCTTCAGTACCATGCGAAGCGCTTCTATGCGCCGGTCATCGCGACCGCCTGCCGGGACCCGCAGGACGGGCAGACCCGGATCTTCGCAGTCAGCGACCTGCGGGAACGCTGCAAAGTCACCGTCACGGCCGTGGTCAGCGATTTCGACGGGCTGCCGCAGAAGCGTTTCGAGTTCTCCGCCTCGCTGAAGCCCGGCGAGAGCCGCTGCCTCAAGGCGTTCAAGCCGGCGGAACTGGCCGGATTCAATCCGGAGGAACATTTCATGGAGCTCCGGCTTTCCGCGGAGTGTGCCGACGGAACGGCGCTTTCGTTCGAGAACACCTTCTTCTTCGATGTGTTCAAGCACTGCGCCTTCCGCCATGCCGATGTGAAAACGGCGGTGAAGGCCGGAAAGGACGGCGGGTTCGAAGTCACGCTTTCAACAGACCGCCCGGCTTTCTTCGTCACGCTCGATACGCCCGGAATACCGGGCATATTCAGCGACAATTCGCTGACGCTGCTGCCCGGGGAACCGAAGACGCTCGTGTTTTCGCCGAAAAAGGAAACCACGGCCGCCGAACTCGGCAAGGCTCTGGAAGTCAATTATCTGCGTAAAACCTACAATTGATTGGCAAGGGGAGGGGAACATGAGAAAACTGCTGCCGCGTTCGACGCCGGAGGCGGAGGGGGTCTCGTCCGCCGCGCTGCTCGCGTTTTTCCGGGCGATCGAAGAACTGGATTCCGTCCACAGTTTCATGGTCATGCGGCACGGCCGGGTGATCGCGGAGGGGTGGAAGAAACCGTATGCCCCCGAACTCCCCCATATGCTGTTTTCGCTCAGCAAGAGCTTCACCTCCTGCGCGGTCGGGTTCGCCTGCGCGGAAGGGAAGCTTTCGCTTGATGCGCGGCTGGTCGACCTGTTCCGGGATGAATTGCCGGATCGTTACGACGAAAAGTTCGAGCGTCTGCGCATCCGTCATCTGCTTTCGATGACTTCCGGGCACGATCACTGTGCGATGGACGACATGGAGTTCCGGCCGAACTGGGCCAGGGCGTTTTTCGAGACCGCGCTCGCATATGAACCGGGAACGCGCTTCTGTTACAATTCCGGCGCGAGCTACATGCTCGCCGCCTCCGTCGTGCGGGCAACCGGGAAGGGGCTCCGGGAGTACCTGCGGCCGCGGCTGTTCGACCCGCTCGGCATCGCGCCGCGCTGCTGGGAGCTGTCGCCGCAGGGGATCGAGGCCGGCGGATGGGGATTCAACCTGACCACCGAAGAGATCGCCTCGTTCGCCCAGTGTCTGCTTGAAGGCGGCCGGCGGGACGGGAAGCAGATCATCCCGGCCGATTACTTCAGGCAGGCGACGAGCGTGCAGGCCGACAACTCGATGAACGACCAGCCTGACTGGAAGACAGGCTACGGCTTTCAGTTCTGGCGCTGCCGGCACAATGCATTCCGGGGCGACGGCGCCTTCGGGCAGTATGCGATTGCGATGCCGGACCAGGAGATGGCGCTTGCGGTCACCTCCGGGCTGCGGAACATGCAGTCGATCCTCGACCGCGTCTGGGAGATTCTGCTGCCGGCGGCAGAGGAGAAGCCTGCGGCCCCCGCTCCGGCGGATGCCGCGGCTCTGGCAGAGGCGGTAACGCACTGGGAGATGCCGGTGCTCGGTTCCGCCGGGCGCGTCCTGCCGCTTCGCCGTTACGCCTTGTCGGAGAATGCATTGCAGTTTGAAACCATCGAGTTTGCATCATTCGACGATCATATCGAACTGACGCTCGACGGCGAAACGATGAAAGCCGGTTTCGGCCGCCGGATCGCCAATACGCTGTCGTGGCGGGAGCCGGTGCCGCGCCGGATGGAGGCGAGCGCCCGGTGGAATTCGGAGCGCGAGCTGGAGCTGCTGGTCTCCTGCTGCGAGACGCCGTTTCAGTGGAGCTTCCTGCTGACGGTGGAGGACTCCGGCGTCGGGCTGGTCCGCAAATCGAACCTCCTGTTCCGTACCGGGGAGT
This genomic interval carries:
- a CDS encoding beta-mannosidase, which produces MGSMIDLGGSWTLGCPEWNGRTIAAELPGDNYSALLAAGMIPDPYFGRNEELVQEFRRYEWEFTREFEVPEELLSRRYVYLNCEMFDTFATVWINGKKAVSTENMFACWRPEVKALLKPGVNTIRIRFKSSELEAKKAAAGMPFPIPMNSCSKVENLNLIRKPHCHGGWDWGITLMAAGVYAPLTLTGVDGGRIDAVWTEQKHEKNLVECTAVAELHAEEPCRTAVTFRFNGEEKTVNASLKAGRNLVRAKFEVKNPRLWWPNGSGAQELYPLTVETADRTVERMIGLRTIEVVNRPDEYGVSMFFRVNGVDVFAKGANWIPADAFPSRQTEARYEDLLESARLANMNMIRVWGGGQYEKDIFYEICDRKGLMVWQDMMFSCSLYPSTEAFIANVMNELDYQIPRLKHHASLAIWCGDNEVIGATKWYDKERVSTYLVNYDRLNRELWRRVEALDPERMFWPSSPCGGPNNFNDGWHDDSCGDMHYWEVWHGAKDFSAYYSVRPRFCSEFGYQSFPSFETVASFCPPDQFNVFSPVMDHHQKCVRGNAPIIGMFGKYFRMPESFGDFLYLSQVQQALAIKTGVEFWRTLKPRCMGTIFWQLNDNWPVASWASIEYGGKWKQLQYHAKRFYAPVIATACRDPQDGQTRIFAVSDLRERCKVTVTAVVSDFDGLPQKRFEFSASLKPGESRCLKAFKPAELAGFNPEEHFMELRLSAECADGTALSFENTFFFDVFKHCAFRHADVKTAVKAGKDGGFEVTLSTDRPAFFVTLDTPGIPGIFSDNSLTLLPGEPKTLVFSPKKETTAAELGKALEVNYLRKTYN
- a CDS encoding serine hydrolase domain-containing protein, with amino-acid sequence MRKLLPRSTPEAEGVSSAALLAFFRAIEELDSVHSFMVMRHGRVIAEGWKKPYAPELPHMLFSLSKSFTSCAVGFACAEGKLSLDARLVDLFRDELPDRYDEKFERLRIRHLLSMTSGHDHCAMDDMEFRPNWARAFFETALAYEPGTRFCYNSGASYMLAASVVRATGKGLREYLRPRLFDPLGIAPRCWELSPQGIEAGGWGFNLTTEEIASFAQCLLEGGRRDGKQIIPADYFRQATSVQADNSMNDQPDWKTGYGFQFWRCRHNAFRGDGAFGQYAIAMPDQEMALAVTSGLRNMQSILDRVWEILLPAAEEKPAAPAPADAAALAEAVTHWEMPVLGSAGRVLPLRRYALSENALQFETIEFASFDDHIELTLDGETMKAGFGRRIANTLSWREPVPRRMEASARWNSERELELLVSCCETPFQWSFLLTVEDSGVGLVRKSNLLFRTGEWPPLAGHPLD